The Parachlamydia acanthamoebae genome includes a region encoding these proteins:
- a CDS encoding ATP-dependent helicase: MKNLNDQQVRAIQALEGPFLVLAGAGSGKTRVVTQRIAHLIDEGIPPSQILAVTFTNKAASEMQNRVKELTFHSVLISTFHSLGARILRESIHAFPHYSRNFVIYDEEDVLKVIKNCMEELHISDKKLEPKAFKHLISQAKNALKNPDQINDFDAESNAELHFQKVYAAYQRRMSEYNALDFDDLLYLTVRLFREYPEILAYYQNRWQFLLIDEYQDTNDAQYAMVTHLVEKTHNLFVVGDPDQSIYSWRGAKIYNILNFEKDFPGAQVIHLEQNYRSRSNILDASNALIDNNQNRLKKSLWSDRGAGEKIKLFPAETERFEAGFIAERIQNYHEQGIPYNEMVVFYRTNFQSRVFEDTFLHNDIPYVIVGGVSFYQRKEIKDILAFLRIANEASDYVSFARTINLPKRGIGDTTLEKIRVHAQKNRMSILSFAQALIEQQPLPFIFKLNQKQQEGLKEYLQVIARLQEISAKGTIQEGVEAAIKESGYLGLLKEDAETFQDRKANLEELVSKANEWETSTPEPSLSAFLEELSLKSTIDDTHHSKNRVNLMTIHNGKGLEFTAVFLAGMEEDLFPHANSRGNFDALEEERRLCYVGMTRAKEYLYLTFARNRHLWGTIRSQRASRFLSEIPPNFIEKIILNRRPDSYRPPIPEYKMVEPVIAVEEPESLETGDTIFHKEFGVGKINKSYQGSIGLTYQIFFVKDNRERTLVAKYAKLKKL, encoded by the coding sequence ATGAAAAATCTTAATGATCAGCAAGTTCGCGCTATTCAAGCTTTAGAGGGTCCTTTTTTAGTGCTTGCGGGTGCTGGATCAGGAAAAACACGCGTTGTGACGCAAAGAATTGCGCATTTAATTGATGAAGGCATTCCTCCTTCCCAAATTTTGGCTGTGACTTTTACCAACAAAGCAGCCAGCGAAATGCAAAATCGAGTCAAAGAGCTCACTTTTCATTCTGTTTTAATTAGCACTTTTCATAGCTTGGGTGCACGCATTTTACGCGAATCTATTCATGCTTTCCCTCATTATTCCCGCAATTTTGTGATTTACGATGAAGAAGATGTTTTGAAGGTCATCAAAAATTGCATGGAAGAATTGCACATTTCCGACAAAAAACTTGAACCCAAAGCTTTTAAGCACTTAATTTCTCAAGCAAAGAATGCTCTAAAAAATCCCGATCAAATTAATGATTTTGACGCTGAATCAAATGCGGAGCTCCATTTCCAAAAAGTCTACGCTGCTTATCAACGCCGCATGAGTGAATACAATGCACTCGATTTTGATGATCTCCTCTACTTAACAGTTCGCCTTTTTCGGGAATACCCAGAGATACTGGCCTATTACCAAAATCGTTGGCAATTTCTATTAATCGATGAATATCAAGATACAAATGATGCGCAATATGCCATGGTCACCCACCTTGTAGAAAAAACGCATAATCTTTTTGTTGTGGGGGATCCAGATCAGTCGATCTACTCTTGGCGTGGAGCTAAAATTTATAATATCCTAAATTTTGAAAAAGACTTTCCGGGCGCACAGGTGATCCATCTTGAGCAAAACTATCGCAGCCGTAGCAATATTTTGGATGCCTCTAACGCCTTAATTGACAATAACCAAAATCGCCTTAAAAAATCCTTGTGGAGTGATCGAGGTGCTGGAGAAAAAATCAAACTATTTCCAGCTGAAACAGAAAGGTTCGAAGCGGGATTTATCGCAGAAAGAATCCAAAATTATCACGAACAGGGTATTCCTTATAACGAAATGGTGGTTTTTTATCGGACAAACTTCCAATCGCGTGTATTTGAGGATACTTTTTTACATAATGATATCCCTTATGTAATTGTCGGCGGTGTTTCATTCTATCAAAGAAAAGAAATCAAAGACATTTTAGCTTTTCTACGTATCGCAAATGAAGCTAGCGATTATGTCTCCTTTGCCCGAACAATCAATCTTCCCAAACGGGGCATTGGCGATACCACACTGGAAAAAATCCGCGTACATGCTCAAAAAAATCGGATGTCTATTCTAAGTTTTGCCCAAGCACTCATTGAGCAACAGCCCCTTCCTTTTATCTTTAAATTGAATCAAAAACAACAGGAAGGACTTAAAGAATATTTACAAGTAATTGCTCGTTTACAAGAAATTTCGGCAAAAGGAACCATTCAAGAAGGTGTGGAAGCAGCCATTAAAGAAAGCGGCTACTTAGGTCTACTAAAAGAAGATGCAGAAACCTTCCAAGATCGTAAAGCCAACTTAGAGGAACTTGTTTCAAAAGCAAATGAATGGGAAACCTCAACACCTGAACCCTCCTTATCCGCCTTTTTAGAGGAGCTATCTCTTAAATCCACCATCGATGACACCCATCACTCTAAAAATCGGGTCAATCTCATGACTATTCACAACGGAAAAGGGCTTGAATTTACTGCTGTATTTTTAGCTGGCATGGAAGAGGATTTATTCCCCCATGCCAATTCGAGAGGAAATTTTGATGCACTCGAAGAAGAACGCCGCTTGTGCTACGTGGGAATGACTCGAGCCAAAGAATATTTATACCTGACTTTTGCACGCAATCGCCATTTATGGGGAACCATACGCTCTCAGCGTGCCAGTCGCTTTTTAAGTGAAATTCCACCCAATTTTATTGAAAAAATAATCTTAAACCGACGACCCGACAGTTACCGGCCGCCCATACCAGAATATAAAATGGTTGAACCTGTTATTGCTGTAGAAGAACCTGAATCCCTTGAAACAGGTGACACAATATTCCACAAGGAGTTTGGAGTAGGAAAAATCAACAAATCTTACCAAGGCTCTATAGGACTTACTTACCAGATCTTCTTTGTTAAAGATAACCGCGAAAGAACGCTTGTCGCAAAATATGCTAAGCTGAAAAAATTATAA